GTGATCACCGCGCGGTTGAGGGTGCGGGCGCGCTTGATGATGCGCTTCTGCATGCCGATCAGCTTCTCGTCGCCGATCTCCACGCCGAGATCGCCGCGCGCCACCATCACCGCCTCGCTGGCCTCGATGATGCCGTTGAGCGTGGCGTCGTCGGCCACCGCCTCGGCGCGCTCGAGCTTGGCGACCAGGCCGATCTCCTTGCCCGCCTCGCCGAGCAGCCGGCGCGCCTCGTGCATGTCCTCGGCATGCCGCGGGAAGGAGACGGCGAGATAATCCACGCCGATCTCGATGGCGGTCGCGAGGTCGGCCTTGTCCTTGTCGGTGAGCGCCGGGGCCGAGAGCCCGCCGCCCTGCTTGTTGATGCCCTTGTTGTTGGAGAGCTTGCCGCCGGTGACCACGGTGGTGTGGACCTGCGCCCCCTCGACCCGCTCCACGTCGAGCACCAGGCGACCGTCGTCGAGCAGCAGGCGGTCGCCGGGGGCGACGTCGTCGATCAGCTGCTTGTAGTCGCAGCCGACGCGGGTGGCGTCGCCGGCGTCGCCGGCCAGCGCCATGTCGAGGACGAAGGGCTGGCCCTCCTCGAGGGTCACGGCGCCGTCCTGGAAGCGGGCGATGCGGATCTTGGGGCCCTGCAGGTCGCCCAGGGCGGCGACGCTGCGCCCCAGGCGGTCGGCGATCTGGCGCACGGCGATCAGCCGGCGGCGGTGGTCGGCGGCGCTGCCGTGGGAGAAGTTGAGGCGCACCACGTCGACGCCGGCGCGGATCATCGCCTCCAGCACGCCCTCGCGGTCGCTGGCCGGGCCCAGGGTGGCGACGATCTTGGTGCGGCGAATGGGATCGTGGATGGGGGCATGGGGCGGAAGCGTCATGGTGTCCTCGGCAAGACCAGGATGGCACGGAAGTCGTTGACGTTGGTGCGAGTCGGCCCGGTGACGATGAGCCGATCCAACGCCTGGAAGAAAGTATACGCGTCGTTGCGTGACAGGTAATCGGCGGGATCGAGGCCCCGCTCCTTGGCACGACTCCAGTCGCCGGGCGAGAACAGCGCGCCGGCGTTGTCCTCGGAGCCGTCGATGCCGTCGGTGTCGATGGCCAGGGCGTGGATGCCCGGCGCCCCGGCCAGCGCCTCGAACAGCCCCAGCAGGTACTCGACGTTGCGCCCGCCGCGGCCGTCGCCGCGCACGGTGACGCTGGTCTCGCCGCCGGAGAGGATCAGCAGCGGCGCGCTGGCGCCGCCTTGCGCTTCCAGGGCCAGGCGCGCATGGTCACGCCCCAGTTCGCGGGCCTCGCCCTCCAGGTCGTCGCCCAGCACACGTACCAGTACGCCGGCCTCCTCCGCCGCGTTCCTGGCGGCTTCCAGGGCGTCGCGGGCGCGCGCCAGGGTCACGCTGTCGTCGCGCTCGAAGGCCTCGTCGTCGGGCGATGGCGCCCCCTGGGACTGCTCCAGATGGCGACGCACGTGAGCGGGCACCTCGATGGCGTAGCGCTCGAGCACCGCCAGGGCGTCGGCCGGGGTCGAGCGATCGGGCAGGGTCGGCCCCGAGGCGATCTGCGTGGCGACGTCGCCGGGAATGTCGGAGATCAGCCAGGTCACCACCTGGGCGGGGTGCGCCGCCGCCGCCAGGCGCCCGCCCTTGATCGCCGAGAGGTGGCGGCGCACCGTGTTCATCTGGCCGATCGGCGCCCCGCAGCGCAGCAGCTCGCGGTTGATGGCCTGCTTGTCGGCGAGCGAGATGCCCTCGGCGGGCAGCGTCATCAGCGCCGAGCCGCCGCCGGAGATCAGCGCGATCACGCGGTCGTCCTCGCCTAGTGGCTCGACGGCTTCGAGCATGCGCCGGGCCGCCTTCTCGCCCAGGTCGTCGGGCATCGGGTGGGAGGCTTCGAGTACTTCGATCACCTCGCAGGGCTCGCCATGCCCGTAACGGGTCACCACCAGCCCGGTGAGCGGCGCATCGGGGCAGCGCGCCCGCCAGGCACGCTCCAGCGCGGCGGCCATGGCAGCGGCCGCCTTGCCGGCCCCCACCACCACGGTGCGCCCCGGGGGCGGGTCGGGCAGCAGGTCGGCGACCAGGGTATCGGGATGCACGGCGGTCACGGCCACGTCGGCGAGCCGGCGCAGCCAGTCCGAGACCTCTACCGTGCGATCCAGGGAAGGGAGTTCATGCGACATGGCACACCTCGGCGGAAGACAGCATCGACGGTAACAGCAGGGTGGGCAGGAAAAAAGCCCGGCGACGGGCGGGGTCCAGCCGGGGATCCCGCCGCCGGGTCAAGGCCGCACCCAGTACGGCCGGTTGGCGGACGCCGGGCCGACGCCCACCTGGAGGGAAATATCGGCTCAGCGTCTGCACGACTGGCAGGCCGAATGGTGCCTCCTTCGAACGCGAATCAGTGGCCCACCTCGTGGTCGGCCAGCGCCTCCAGTGCACGCAGGATGCCGGCGTGATCCCAATCCTCACCGCCGTGGGCGACACAGGCCTGGAACAGCTGCTGGGCGTTGGCGGTACCGGGCAGCGCCAGGTTGAGGCTGCGCGCGCCTTCCAGCGCCAGGTTGAGATCCTTCTGGTGCAGCTTGATCTTGAACCCCGGGTCGAAGGTACGCTTGATCATGCGCTCGCCGTGCACATCGAGGATCTTCGACTGCGCCAGGCCGCCGAGCAGCGATTCGCGCACCTTGGCCACGTCGGCGCCCGCCTTCGAGGCGAACAGCAGCCCCTCGGCCACCGCCTCGATGGTCAGGGCGACGACGATCTGGTTGGCCACCTTGCAGGTCTGGCCGGCACCGTGCCCCCCAATATGGGTGATGGTCTTGCCCATCACCTCGAGGATCGGCTTGGCCCGCGAGAAGCCCTCCTCGGTGGCGCCGACCATGATGGTCAATGCCGCGTTGATGGCGCCGCCCTCGCCGCCGGAAACCGGGGCGTCGACGTATTCGCCGCCGGCCTCATGGATGCGCTTGGCGAAGCCCTGGGTGGCAATGGGCGCGATGGAACTCATGTCGATCACCAGGGTGCCCGGCTTGAGCCCCTCGGCGACGCCGCCCTCGCCGAACAGCACCTGCTCGACGTCGGGGGTGTCCGGCACCATGGTGATGATCACCTCGGCCTGCTCGGCCACGGCGCGGGGGCTGTCGAGCTCGCGCATGCCCTTCTCGGCCAGGGTGGCGTCCAGCGTGCCGCGCTTGACGGTGACGAGTTCGTGGCCGGCATCCAGCAGATGCCCCGCCATGGGACGGCCCATGATGCCAAGGCCAATGAAACCGATCTTGCTCATGATGCTTCTCCTTTCCGCTTGTCTTTGTCGTTGCAATCGGATGCAGTGGCAGTCGCGAATGACGTTGCCACTCGGGGCTGATCCGTCGACAGGCCGTCGAGGAGGCGCTGTGAACCCATCCCTGGGCGCTACTTTTGCCATCCATGGCAAAGGACCTCCTCTTTGGCCTGCCCCCGGCGCCCCTCGTTAGGAGGGGCTGCTGCGCCTCAGCCGCGGCCTTGGTCGAGCCAGCCCAGCCCTTCTTTCGTCGTCGTGGCCGGCTTGTACTCGCAGCCGATCCAGCCGTCGTAGCCCAGCCGGTCGAGGTGGGCGAACAGGAACGGGTAATTGATCTCGCCGGTACCCGGCTCGTGGCGCCCCGGGTTGTCGGCCAGCTGCACGTGGGCGATGCGCCCCAGGTGCTTCTCGATGGTCGGGGCGAGATCGCCCTCCATGATCTGCATATGATAGATGTCGTACTGCAGCTTGAGGTTGTCACTGCCAACCTCGTCGAAGATCGCCAGGGCCTGTTCCGTGCGGTTGAGGAAGAACCCCGGAATGTCGCGAGTGTTGATCGGCTCGGCCAGCAGCACGATCCCGGCGGCCTCGAGCTTGTCGGCGGCGAAACGCAGGTTCTCCACCAGGGTGCGGCGCGCCTGCTCCAGGCTCACGCCCTGGGGCTGGATGCCGGCCAGGCAGTTGACCTGCTTGCACCCGAGCGCGGTGGCGTAGTCGATGGCCTTCTCCACGCCGGCACGAAACTCCTCGACGCGATCCGGGTGGCAGGCGATGCCACGCTCGCCGGCACCCCAGTCGCCTGCCGGCAGGTTGTGCAGCACCTGGGTCAGGCCGTGCTCGTCGAGGCGCGCCTTGATCTCGGTGGCGGGGTAATCGTAGGGAAAGAGGTATTCCACCCCCTTGAAGCCCGCGTCGGCGGCGGCCTTGAAGCGATCGAGGAAATCCTCCTCGGTGAACAGCATGCTGAGGTTGGCGGCAAACTTTGGCATGTGGGTCTCCCTCTCTTGTGTCATCGACTGTGGTACATCGCCGCGCCATCGTCCCCGCGATGGCACGGCGCAAGGCCTTACGTGAGCGCCGCGATCGAGGTCGGCGCATCCTCGCGGTTCTCGGCCAGCGCCTCGAATTCGTTGATGCCGTCGAGATCGGTGCCCATGGCGATGTTGGTCACCCGCTCGAGAATCACCTCGACCACCACCGGGACCCGGTGCTCGGCCTTGAGCCGCTTGGCCTCCTCCAGCGCCGGGGCGATCTCCTCGGGACGGGTGACGCGAAGGGCCTTGCAGCCGAGCCCCTCCACCACCGAGACGTGATCAACGCCGTACTCGTTGATCTCCGGGCAGTTGATGTTCTCGAACGAGAGCTGCACGCAGTAGTCCATCTCGAAGCCGCGCTGGGCCTGGCGGATCAACCCCAGGTAGGAGTTGTTCACCAGCACGTGGATGTAGGGCAGGTTGAACTGGGCGCCCGCGGCCAACTCCTCGACCATGAACTGGAAGTCGTAGTCCCCCGACAGCGCCACCACCTCGGCGCTTGGGTCGGCCTTGCACACACCGAGCGCGGCGGGAATGGTCCAGCCCAGCGGGCCGGCCTGGCCGCAGTTGATCCAGTGGCGCGGCTGGTAGACGTGCAGGAACTGGGCACCGGCGATCTGCGACAGGCCGATGGTGCTGACGTAGCGGGTGTTCTTGCCGAAGACCTTGTTCATCTCCTCGTAGACCCGCTGCGGCTTCACCGGCACGTCGTCGAAGTGGGTCTTGCGCAGCAGAGTGCGCTTGCGCTCCTGGCACGACTCGGCCCAGGCGCTGCGATTCTTGAGCGTGCCCGCCGCCTTGCGCTCACGCGCCACCTCGACGAACAGCTCGAGCGCCGCCTTGGCATCGGAGACGATGCCGTAGTCGGGGCCGAAGATGCGCCCGATCTGGGTCGGCTCGATGTCGACGTGGACGAACTTGCGTCCCTTGGTATAGGTCTCGAGGTTGCCCGTGTGGCGATTGGCCCAGCGATTACCGATCCCCATCACGAAGTCGGACTCGAGCAGCGTGGCGTTGCCGTAGCGGTGCGAGGTCTGCAGCCCCACCATGCCGGCCATCAGCGGATGGTCGTCGGCGATGCTGCCCCAACCCATCAGCGTGGGGATGACCGGCACGCCGGTGAGCTCGGCGAACTCGACCAGCAGCGCGCTGGCGTCGGCGTTGATGATGCCGCCGCCGGCAACCAGCAACGGGCGCTCGGCCTCGTCGAGCATGGCCATGGCCTTCTCGACCTGGGCGCGGGAGGCGCTGGGCTTGTAGGCCGGCAGTGGCTCGTAGGTGTCCGGGTCGAACTCGATCTCGCTCATCTGCACGTCGATCGGCAGGTCGATCAGCACCGGCCCCGGGCGCGAAGAGCGCATCAGTTGGAAGGCCTGCTGGAAAGCCCGTGGCACCTGGGCCGGCTCGAGCACGGTGACCGCCCACTTGGTTACCGGGCCGGCGATGGCCTGGATATCGACCGCCTGGAAGTCCTCCTTGTGCAGCTTGGCACGCGGCGCCTGGCCGGTGATGCACAGGATCGGAATGGAATCCGCGCTGGCCGAGTAAAGCCCGGTGATCATGTCGGTGCCGGCGGGGCCCGATGTACCGATGCACACGCCGATGTTGCCGGCCCGGGTGCGGGTATAGCCTTCGGCCATGTGCGACGCCCCCTCGACGTGACGCGCCAGCACGTGGTCGATGCCGCCGATCTTGCGCAGGGCGGCGTAGAAGGGGTTGATGGCGGCCCCGGGCACGCCGAAGGCGACGTCGATGCCTTCCTTGCGGAGCACGTGAACGGCGGCTTCTGCTGCGGTCATACGAGCCATGACGGTTCCTCCCGTGAGTGGCGACCAGATTGTTTTTGGAAAATATTTCTGTATATCAAGATTAGGCTCGGCCTCGCAGGCCCGTCAAGAAATTTGGAAAATATTTCCAATTAACTTTTCTGAGCTGAAAAAACCCAGGCAATATCAGTTGCCTGGGCTTGTGGCACGCGTCGAACGGCTGCCTAGAACCCCTTGGCCGAGCCGCGTGGCCTGGCGGGCTGCGGCTTGTCACATTTGAGGAATAGACCGTGCCCCGCGTCCACCATGGGTTCGCCGCCACGCGATACCACCCGCCCCCGACACAGGGTCAGTACCGGGCGGCCGGTGAGCTCCACTCCCTCATAAGGGGTGTAGTCGACGGCGTGATGCAAGGCTTCGTTGCGCACCGTCATCTTCGCTTCGCTGTCCCACAGCGTCAGGTCGGCATCGCTGCCGATGGCGATGGTGCCCTTGCGCGGGTAGAGGCCGTAGATCTTGGCCGGATTGGTAGCGGTAAGGGCAACGAAGCGGGTCGCGTCGATGCGCTGCTTGACGACCCCCTCCGAGAACAGGATCGCCAGACGCGTCTCGAGCCCCGGAATGCCATTGGGGATATGGTGGAAACCCGCATCTTCCCCATGCAGCTTCTTGCCCTGCGGATCGTCGTAGCGAAAGGGGGCGTGATCGGAGGAGAAGACCTGGAACACGCCGTTCTCCAGCGCCTGCCAGACCGCCTCTTGCGCCTTCTCGTCGCGCGGCGGCGGGCTGCACACGCACTTGGCCCCCTCGAAGCCCTCCCGGTCCAGGTCATTGGCGGTCAGCATCAGGTACTGCGGGCAGGTCTCGCCGTAGACCCGTAGCCCCCGCCCCTGAGCCCAGCGGATCTGCTCGATGGCCTCGGGCCCCGAGACGTGCACGATCAGGATCGGCACGTCGATCAACTCGGCCAGGGAGATGGCGCGGTGGGTCGCCTCGCGCTCGGCGATCGCCGAATGGGCCTCGCCGTGGAAGTACGGCGCGGTCTTGCCCTGGGCCTCGAGCAGTTCGGTCAGGTAGGCGATGCAGTCGGCGTTCTCCGCATGCACCATCACCATGCCGCCCTCACGGCGCGCCATGGCCAGCACCTCGAGCACCTCGCGATCGTTGAGCTTGAGGTCGTCGTAGGTCAGGTAGATCTTGAACGAGCTGTAGCCCTCCTGGATCAGGGCCGGCAGCTCCTCCTTGAGCACCGTCTCGGTAGGGTCGGTCACGATCATGTGGAAGGCGTAATCGACCATCGCCTTGCCTTCGCTGCGGCGGTGGTAGTCCTCCACCGCGGCGCGCAGGCTCTGGCCCTTCTGCTGGGCGGCGAAGGGAATCACCGTGGTGGTGCCGCCGCAGGCCGCCGAGCGGGTGCCGGTCAGGAAGTCGTCGGCCATCACCGCGCCGTCGCCGAGGGGCTGGTCCAGGTGGCAATGGGCATCGATGCCGCCCGGCATCACCCATAGCCCCTGGGCATCGATGACCTCGTCGGCCCCCTCCAAGCCCTGCCCCAGGGCGACGATGCGTCCATCCTTGATGCCGATATCGGCGTCGTAGCTGTCGGCCGCAGTGATGATCCGGCCGTTCTTGATCAGGGTGTCGAAGCGTGTCATATCGCTCGTCTCGTCATGTCGAAAAACGCACGGCCGGCGCTCACCGGCCGCATTGGTCTAGCCCATGGCCTCGGGCAGCCAGAGCACCAGGCCGGGCCAGAGAATGATCGCCAGCACGAACAGCAGCATGATGGCGAGGAACGGCAGGCTGCCGACCATCACGTCGGTGATGCCACCTCGCCCGCGCACGCCTTGCACCACATAGAGGTTCATGCCGATGGGCGGGGTGATCAGCGAGATTTCCATCATCACCACGAGGAAGATGCCGAACCACACCGGGTCGAAGCCGAACTGGACGACCATGGGCACCACGATCGGGACGGTGGCGATCATCATCGATAGCGTCTCGAGGAAGCAGCCCAGTACCAGGTAGAAGACCACCAGCGCCAGGATCAGCCCGACGGGGGTGAGCCCCAGGTCGGCCACCCAGCGGGTCAGCGTGGTGGGAATACCGAGGATGCCGACGATGTAGTTGAGGAAGAAGGCCGCGACGATGATCAGCATGATCATGGCCGTGGTGCGGGCCATGGAGAGGAAGCTCTCATGCAGCATCTTCAGGCTCAGCTTGCGGTTCCATGCGGCGAGGCCCAGCGCGGCGATCACCCCCAGCGCGGCCGCCTCGGTGGGCGTGGCCCAGCCGCTGTAGATGCTGCCGATGACGATGGCGAAGACGAAGGCCGGCGGCAGCAGGTCCACCAGCGAAGCCAGGCGTTCACGCAGCGATGCCCGCGCGGAGGCCCGGCCCACCACGCCGGGCCGCAACAGGGCAAAGGCCATGATGGTGAGCATGAAGGCACCGGCCAGTGCCAGCCCCGGCAGGATCCCGGCGATGAACAGTTTGCCGATCGAGGTGTTGGTGATCGCGCCGTAGATGATCATGTTGATGCTGGGCGGTATCAGGATGCCCAGGGTCGCCCCGGCGGCCAGGGTGCCCAGCGCCAGCCGCTCGCTGTAGCCGCGCTCGGCGAAGGCCGGCAGGGCCACGGTACCGATGGTGGCGGCCGTCGCCACCGACGAGCCGGACATGGCGGCGAACACCGACGAGGCGCCGATATTGGTGTGCAGCAGGCCACCCGGCAGGCGATCGAGCCACACGGACAGGGCGCTGTACATGCGCTCGGTGACGCCGCTGCGCAGCAGCAGCTCGCCGAGCAGGATGAACAGCGGGATGGCCGTCAGGATGAAGTCGTTGAGCGTGCCCCACAGCGTGTCGCCGAACGAGTAGAGCAGTGGCGTTCCCAGGTACATCAGGGTGCCCAGAGTGGCGACGGTGAAGATCGCCACGGCGACGTGGATGCCGGCCGCCATCATGCCGAGCATGACGAGAAAGCCGACCATGACCTCGAAGGCACCGATCATGACGCGGCCCTCCCCGGTTCGGCGGCGACGTCGCGGCCGTAGTCCTTGCGCGCCTCGTTCAGTTCGTCGTCGGTGGAGCGCGGGCCGTACTCCCGATCCAGCGCGTCCAGCCGGCCGGTGATCAGGAGCCCCAGGGCGTGAGCCGCCAGCAGCAGGGTCAGCACACAGAACACCCCGAGACCCGCCACCCACAGGCCCTGCGGGATCCACAGCGGGGTCTGCAGCGGCGTGCTGGCCAGGCTGCCGAACTCCAGCGTCTCCTCCAGCGTCTCGACGGCGCGCCACAGCATGAAGGTCGCGAAGGCCGCCAGCATGGTCATCGCGGCGGCGTTGAGCGGTGCCTGAAGCGCCCGCGGCAGACGCGTCAGCAGCACGTCGACGCGGGTATGCGCGCGGTGCAGCAGCGCATAGGCAAAGCTGAACGAGACGCCGATGGCCAGCACGTAGCCGCCGATCTCATCGACGCCCTGCAGCGAAAAGGCGAACAGCTTGCGTGCGATCACCTCGAAGGTGATCAGCAGCGACAGTCCGAGGGCGGCATAGCCGGCGGCAATCGCGGCGCCATGGGCCAGCTGTCGGGCCAGCCGGTAAGGAAGCGGTGAAACCATCGCATTTCTCCCGTGTCGCCCCGGCCACCCCCAGGCAGCCGGGGCGAGGCAGTGACTTACTGGGAAACGGACATGCCAGCGGCCTGTCCCACCGTTTCGTTCCAGACCTCGACGCAGCCGTCGTACCGAGCGCTGCAGCTCTCGGCCCATACCGGCAGGACGGCCTCCTGGGTGATCGCCTCCACCAGCGCGCGCGATTCGGGGTCGATCTCCACCAGCGCCATGTCGTAGGCCTCGTGCCGCGAACACTCCGCCTGGCCGGTATTGCAGGCGATGGCGTCGTCGTTGACCTCGTAGGCCAGCTCCCACATCTGTTCCTCGAGCCGCGCGAAGGCCTCGGTCAGCGCCTGCTGCTGGGCCTCGTCGAAGCGGTTCCAGGTGTCCAGGTTCATGAAGTGACCCTGCACCGAGTAGGAGAGCGGCAGCGGCACGAAGGTGTCGGTCACTTCCGGCCACTTGCCGTTGTTGCCGGCCGAGGGGGCGGTCACGCCGCAGTCGGCCACGCCGCGCTGCAGTGCCAGGTAGACCTCGCTGAACTGCAGGGTGACGGGGGTGGCGCCAAGCCCTTCGACCAGCCGCGACATCGACGGCGTGAAGACGCGCACCTTCTTGCCCGAGAGGTCGCCGACGTCGTCGATGTCGCCGTTGCAGAACATCATCTGCGGCCCGAAGGGCCATAGCGTCATCAGCTTGGCGTTGAAGCGGGACTGCAGCCGGTCGTCGAACGCCGCGCGCACGGCGTCGACGGCCTCGCGCTGGGCGTCCAGGTCCGGCGAGACGCCGGCCAGGTCGATGCCCTCGAAGAAGGGTTCGTCGCGGGAGGCCATGCCGATCTGCACCGACATCACGTCGAAGGCGCCGGAGCGGAGGCTGCGCAGCGCATCCGCCGCCTCCACGCCGATGGCATCCATGGTGTTGTAGACCACCGTCACGTCGTCGCGCTGGCCAAGCGACTCGAAGAAGGGTCGCTCCACTTCGTCCACGTGCAGCTTGTTGCCGGAGAAGTTACCGACGACGCGCAGGGTCGTTTCGGCCTGGGCCAGGCCGCCGGCCAGCACGCTGGCCAGGGAAACCCCCAGCGCCAGGGTCTTGATGGTTGCCTTGCGGGGCATGGTGTCACCTCGTGATTGCTGTTGTTGGTGGGTGTTGCCGATGCGTTGCATTGCGATGCGGTCGTCCCTGTCCTGGTACGCCGAGGCGCGAACCCTGTGCCTCACGCGCCGAGGCGCGGATCCTGAAACAATTGTCCCCAGCCACTGATCCGGGCGGGATCCACCCCGGCCAGCACCAGCGACTTCCATACCGTCACGCTCACCGAGTCATAGATGGGCATGCCGATCTCCTGCTCCAGCGCCGGGACGATGCCCGCCCCGCGCAGGTTGGTGCACAGGATGGCGATGGCCTCGGGCTCGGCCCTGGCCACGTCGCGCACCAGCCCCGCCAGCGTCGTCTCGTCGTACTCGGAGAAGGAAAAGTTGCCGCGGTCGCCCAGATGCCGCTCGGCGACGATCTCGATCCCCGCGGCGGCATAGTTGGCGACGATTGCCGCCTGGATATCGTCCAGGTAGGGCGTCACCAGGCCGAGCCGCGTCACGCCGGTACGCGCCAGGGCTTCGTTGAGCGCCAGCACGCTGGTGGTCGCCGCCACCCCGGTGGCCTCGGTGATGGCGGCACACAGCCGGCGATCGGACTCGAAGCCGAGCCAGCTGGCCGAAGTGCCGCCCCAGGCGATGACGTCCATGCGCGCATCATTGAGCCGTTCCGCCGCCGCCAGCAGCGGTGTCGGATCGAACTGGGCCAGGGCCTCGTCGCGCAGGGAGATCTCGCGGACGGTGAAGCGCTGGAAGTGGGCGGTAACGGCGGGAAAGAGATCGCGCAGCAGGGCCGCGCTGAAAGGCTCCAGCACGGTATTGGAGGACGGCGTCAGCATGCCGATCAGCGTGCGTTCCATGGTTGTCTCCGGCTTGTTTTTGGTATTCGGTATACTGTATCCAGGCACGGACATAGCCTTGCACAGCCGCCGAAGATTGCAAGCCAGAAAACCGAAAAACTCCCGAAAAACAGCAAATTTTAATACTTAATTGACTGATTTTTATAGTAAATAAAAAATTTGGTATCCAGTATTTTGTATTCTGATAGATTTTGCCCTAAGGTTCACAAGAGTCGCCCAGGATCGACGGGCGACGTCCACCCAAACGTGAAGAGAGAGAAGCTCGGATGACAACAACAACCCGCCTTGCCCGTCGCTCCGCTACGGTCTTGCTGGCTCTGGGCCTGGGAGCCCCGCTGCTGGCCGGCGCCGAAACCCTGCGATTCAGCGGCAACTTCACCGACGATCACTCCAGCAGCCGGGCCATGGAGGTCTTTCGCGACACCCTGGCCGAGCGCACCGGCGGCGATCTGAACGCCCAGCTGTTCCCCAACATGCAGCTGGGCGGTGCCAG
This portion of the Billgrantia sulfidoxydans genome encodes:
- a CDS encoding TRAP transporter substrate-binding protein; the encoded protein is MPRKATIKTLALGVSLASVLAGGLAQAETTLRVVGNFSGNKLHVDEVERPFFESLGQRDDVTVVYNTMDAIGVEAADALRSLRSGAFDVMSVQIGMASRDEPFFEGIDLAGVSPDLDAQREAVDAVRAAFDDRLQSRFNAKLMTLWPFGPQMMFCNGDIDDVGDLSGKKVRVFTPSMSRLVEGLGATPVTLQFSEVYLALQRGVADCGVTAPSAGNNGKWPEVTDTFVPLPLSYSVQGHFMNLDTWNRFDEAQQQALTEAFARLEEQMWELAYEVNDDAIACNTGQAECSRHEAYDMALVEIDPESRALVEAITQEAVLPVWAESCSARYDGCVEVWNETVGQAAGMSVSQ
- a CDS encoding maleate cis-trans isomerase family protein, whose amino-acid sequence is MERTLIGMLTPSSNTVLEPFSAALLRDLFPAVTAHFQRFTVREISLRDEALAQFDPTPLLAAAERLNDARMDVIAWGGTSASWLGFESDRRLCAAITEATGVAATTSVLALNEALARTGVTRLGLVTPYLDDIQAAIVANYAAAGIEIVAERHLGDRGNFSFSEYDETTLAGLVRDVARAEPEAIAILCTNLRGAGIVPALEQEIGMPIYDSVSVTVWKSLVLAGVDPARISGWGQLFQDPRLGA